One region of Oceanipulchritudo coccoides genomic DNA includes:
- a CDS encoding glycoside hydrolase family 43 protein — protein MRTKRYMQSVVILAVTSLMALGSAEAKSWNTMITSGTSWEDTAGDPIQAHGGGLLKHGDLWYWYGEDKRNGYFPSPGVSCYSSNDLINWKNEGVVCPIWVRDGESIVPNTPAEFQSSTRRAVMERPKVIYNDKTKKFLMWVHLEGYADGDPRYQISSAGVAFSDSPVGPFEFVDFFRPVPAELHKTFCEETSADQMVRGSTFRDMTLFKDDDGRAYVIYAAESNYTMHIIELTDDFCGVKPLVLGKTWNRILIGEHREAPAMFKYRNNYYILTSGATGWTPNAARMYTSGQILGPYSSLGNPCLGELSETTFNSQSTFVQPLQPDKGIFLYMGDRWTRDDLGDSRYIWLPLTFDGNDQPVLRWKDSWSPSSLTPQN, from the coding sequence ATGCGTACAAAGCGATATATGCAAAGCGTGGTTATACTCGCCGTAACAAGCCTGATGGCCTTAGGCTCTGCCGAGGCAAAATCCTGGAATACAATGATCACATCAGGGACAAGTTGGGAAGATACCGCCGGCGATCCGATACAGGCACACGGTGGTGGATTGTTGAAACACGGTGACCTCTGGTACTGGTATGGAGAAGACAAGCGCAATGGCTATTTCCCGTCTCCCGGGGTTTCCTGCTATTCATCCAATGACTTGATAAACTGGAAAAATGAAGGGGTTGTCTGCCCGATTTGGGTCCGGGACGGGGAATCGATAGTTCCCAACACGCCAGCGGAATTCCAGTCATCCACAAGACGTGCGGTAATGGAGCGCCCCAAGGTCATCTACAACGACAAGACGAAAAAATTTCTCATGTGGGTACATCTGGAAGGATATGCTGATGGAGATCCCCGATATCAAATTTCAAGCGCAGGGGTTGCTTTCAGTGACTCGCCAGTTGGCCCCTTTGAATTTGTCGATTTTTTTCGTCCTGTTCCCGCTGAGCTGCATAAGACATTTTGTGAGGAGACCTCGGCAGACCAGATGGTTCGCGGATCAACATTCCGGGATATGACACTGTTTAAGGATGATGATGGCAGAGCCTATGTCATTTATGCTGCCGAGAGCAACTACACCATGCACATCATTGAACTCACCGATGATTTTTGCGGGGTAAAGCCCCTCGTGCTGGGAAAGACCTGGAATCGCATTCTCATAGGAGAGCACCGGGAAGCACCTGCGATGTTCAAGTATAGAAATAATTACTACATCTTGACTTCTGGTGCAACCGGATGGACACCGAATGCGGCGCGGATGTATACGAGCGGCCAAATTTTGGGCCCTTATTCTTCGCTGGGGAACCCTTGTCTGGGGGAGCTGTCGGAAACCACCTTTAACAGCCAAAGCACATTTGTTCAGCCGTTGCAGCCCGACAAGGGAATCTTCCTTTATATGGGGGATCGTTGGACACGTGATGACCTTGGCGACTCCCGATATATCTGGCTTCCCCTTACCTTTGATGGAAATGATCAGCCTGTCTTGCGCTGGAAAGACAGTTGGAGTCCAAGTTCCTTGACTCCGCAAAATTAA